A portion of the Parasteatoda tepidariorum isolate YZ-2023 chromosome 5, CAS_Ptep_4.0, whole genome shotgun sequence genome contains these proteins:
- the LOC107437224 gene encoding rifampicin phosphotransferase-like — MKAATDLVQSGAHHLNCSENSSHWNVIVFSILFQARGRFDTDVYSDFGSILASSSQIESADVPASVQKVANQIVKDLSPEKFKAMSLEEAEKWLNTSNTTSSKMYCEFIERHGHRCLKEFDVNSTPWGQDQRIFIKLLQTLAGCAKEDSENSDEDYSKLFSELRTPLNVLNRWLLRFAIPNCRRGVRSRETSKSMLIKSVDHYRKGFRHLAKLMVAEGRIPDKDLIYFMTLDEIRDLLNTRYPKIISRANQRRKIFPVLDEYKFPEIIRGFPKPVNEIEESSDTTDYIADLTMQGIPVSQGVVKGYARVAVSLDQAAQLQPGEILIAYSTDIGWSPYFPIISGVVTELGGLISHGAVVSREYGLPCVVGLRGATKQFKTGDYVLLDGKKGVLQRLPKPQDEDKD; from the exons ATGAAAGCAGCTACTGATTTGGTacag agCGGTGCTCATCATTTGAACTGTTCAGAGAATTCCTCTCACTGgaatgtaattgttttttcgATACTTTTCCAAGCTAGAGGCC gGTTCGATACTGATGTATACAGTGATTTTGGGAGCATCTTAGCCTCGTCCTCTCAAATAGAAAGTGCGGATGTACCTGCATCAGTACAG aaagtaGCTAATCAAATAGTGAAAGATCTGAGCCctgaaaaattcaaagcaatGAGTTTAGAA GAGGCAGAAAAATGGCTGAACACATCGAATACAACGTCAAGCAAAATGTATTGCGAATTCATTGAAAGACACGGTCATCGATGTCTTAAAGAA tttgatgTTAATTCGACACCATGGGGTCAAGATCAAcggatttttattaaactcctacaa ACTTTAGCCGGCTGCGCAAAAGAAGACTCTGAAAACTCAGATGAagactattcaaaattattttctgaactaCGGACGCCCTTAAATGTCCTAAACAG GTGGCTTTTAAGATTCGCTATTCCAAATTGTCGTAGGGGTGTAAGATCGAGAGAAACTAGTAAG TCTATGTTGATTAAAAGTGTCGACCACTACAGAAAAGGTTTTAGACATTTGGCGAAGTTGATGGTGGCAGAAGGACGCATTCCGGATAAAgaccttatatattttatgacattGGATGAAATTAGAGATTTGTTGAATACGAgatatccaaaaataatatcCAG AGCAAATCAACGCAGAAAAATCTTTCCAGTGCTAgatgaatataaatttcctgAAATCATACGTGGTTTTCCCAAACCA gTAAATGAAATAGAAGAATCTTCAGATACAACAGATTATATTGCTGATTTAACAATGCaag GCATTCCTGTTAGCCAGGGTGTTGTTAAAGGATATGCTAGGGTTGCCGTATCTCTGGATCAAGCTGCGCAATTACAG ccAGGTGAAATTTTGATCGCTTACAGTACAGATATTGGATGGAGTCCTTATTTCCCAATAATATCTGGTGTTGTCACTGAGCTTGGAGGACTCATTTCACATG gtGCGGTTGTGAGTAGAGAATATGGACTTCCTTGCGTTGTTGGACTTCGAGGAGCCACAAAGCAATTTAAAACAG GTGATTATGTTTTGCTTGATGGAAAAAAGGGTGTGCTTCAAAGATTACCGAAGCCACAAGACGAAGACAAAGATTAA